A genomic segment from Amia ocellicauda isolate fAmiCal2 chromosome 13, fAmiCal2.hap1, whole genome shotgun sequence encodes:
- the mxd4 gene encoding max dimerization protein 4: MELNSLLILLEAAEYLERRDREAEHGYASVLPYNSDFSRKKTKASPISRKTPNNRSSHNELEKHRRAKLRLYLEQLKQLVPLGPDSTRHTTLSLLKRAKMHIKKLEEQDRKAVNVKEQLQREHRYLKRRLEQLSIHGLERIRTDSMGSTISTDSEQEVDIEGMEFTPGEMDSMGSVSDGEDHYSLQGSSSDGSYTHSLRLQPLLS; encoded by the exons ATGGAGCTGAATTCTCTCCTAATTCTCCTGGAGGCAGCAGAATATTTGGAAAGAAGAGACCGAG AAGCAGAACATGGTTATGCATCAGTTTTACCGTACAATAGCGACTTTTCCAGAAAGAAAACGAAAGCCTCGCCAATTTCAAGAAAAACTCCGAACAATAG GTCATCACACAATGAGCTTGAAAAACACAG ACGTGCCAAACTGCGTCTCTATCTGGAGCAGCTGAAGCAGCTGGTGCCCCTGGGTCCAGACAGCACTAGACACACCACCCTGAGCCTCCTCAAAAGAGCCAAGATGCACATCAAG AAACTGGAGGAGCAGGACCGCAAGGCCGTCAATGTGAAGGAGCAGCTGCAGCGAGAGCACCGCTACCTCAAACGCCGGCTGGAGCAGCTGTCCATCCACGGCCTGGAGAGGATCCGCACAGACAGCATGGGCTCCACCATCTCCACGGACTCTGAGCAAG AGGTGGACATCGAGGGCATGGAGTTCACACCGGGGGAGATGGACAGCATGGGCAGTGTGAGCGACGGCGAAGACCACTACAGCCTGCAGGGCAGCTCCAGCGATGGCAGCTACACACATTCCCTCAGACTGCAGCCCCTCCTGTCCTAG